A single window of Vidua chalybeata isolate OUT-0048 chromosome 7, bVidCha1 merged haplotype, whole genome shotgun sequence DNA harbors:
- the TMEM177 gene encoding transmembrane protein 177, which produces MAVLFLRKASVWLKKHKITVLAVSCMGLLGTNLSYHVFPEQTFKLLHECWSAGQPAELSEKLCGVFQDVLQDTGVKSTGSYRAFAASGFQPVSAGIPWLPAGCLVGIPPNFDSTAKDKKGIVNHIVVINGKEVDWESSEGVALKEALTFSLKAQKFAIAREVVYLQNGSPLASAVVAPTCLAGTFVCGRALKLLLGLSTGPVILRGLCNLVTAMGGLLCYYVSSDAITYHLDCGADTKAARLSEDYARGGLEFYDKILSRNRIFRGLMGKQGMKMYAPSGNLFPRHWFRIKYTPYTYRRTLILNILRELQASDGSA; this is translated from the coding sequence ATGGCAGTGCTGTTCCTGCGGAAGGCATCTGTGTGGTTAAAGAAGCACAAGATCACTGTGTTGGCTGTTTCTTGCATGGGACTGCTTGGCACTAACCTTTCCTATCATGTGTTTCCTGAGCAGACATTCAAACTGCTGCACGAGTGCTGGTCAGCGGGGCAGCCAGCTGAGCTTTCAGAAAAGCTCTGTGGTGTGTTTCAGGATGTCCTTCAAGATACTGGTGTGAAGTCCACTGGCTCCTACAGAGCCTTTGCAGCTTCTGGCTTCCAACCTGTGAGCGCTGGCAttccctggctgcctgcaggctgTTTGGTGGGCATCCCGCCTAACTTTGATAGCACAGCCAAGGATAAGAAAGGAATAGTTAACCATATTGTTGTAATAAATGGCAAGGAAGTAGACTGGGAGAGCAGTGAAGGCGTGGCTTTGAAGGAAGCTCTCACATTTTCCCTTAAAGCTCAGAAGTTTGCCATTGCCAGAGAAGTTGTGTACTTGCAGAATGGCAGCCCTTTAGCAAGTGCAGTTGTGGCTCCGACTTGCTTGGCTGGGACGTTTGTCTGTGGGAGAGCTCTAAAGCTGCTTCTGGGGTTATCCACCGGCCCCGTGATCCTCCGCGGCCTCTGTAACCTTGTCACTGCCATGGGAGGACTGCTCTGCTACTATGTCTCTTCTGATGCCATCACCTATCACCTGGACTGCGGGGCCGACACGAAGGCAGCCAGGCTTTCCGAGGACTATGCCAGAGGTGGCCTTGAATTTTATGATAAAATCTTGTCCCGCAACAGGATTTTTCGTGGCCTGATGGGCAAACAAGGGATGAAAATGTATGCCCCGAGTGGTAACCTTTTCCCAAGGCACTGGTTCAGAATAAAGTATACCCCATACACTTACCGGAGAACTTTGattcttaatattttaagaGAGCTCCAGGCATCTGATGGGAGTGCTTGA